A section of the Echeneis naucrates chromosome 12, fEcheNa1.1, whole genome shotgun sequence genome encodes:
- the uck1 gene encoding uridine-cytidine kinase 1 isoform X1 has protein sequence MEINKKKTRERSLSREQPIVVVTVSIVSSQPSCVSFLSAFASFRIVMDVAVDSVDDAERPRHHPFLIGVSGGTASGKSTVCAKIMELLGQNKVDHRQRKVAIISQDSFYKVLTPEQKAKALKGQYNFDHPEAFDNDLMCKTLKDIVEGKVVEVPTYDFVTHSRLKDKITVYPADVVLFEGILVFYPQKVRDMFHMKLFVDTDSDVRLSRRVLRDMNRGRDLEQILTQYTTFVKPAFEEFCLPTKKYADVIIPRGVDNMVAINLIVQHIQDILNGDICKWQRGAINTNGQGFKRAISEQGELQSGVTNPGKRVLLEPSSRPH, from the exons atggaaataaataaaaaaaaaacgagagaACGGTCGCTCTCGCGAGAACAGCCAattgttgttgtcacagttaGCATAGTTAGCAGCCAGCCGAGCTGTGTTAGCTTTCTGTCGGCTTTCGCCTCCTTTCGGATTGTGATGGATGTTGCCGTGGACTCCGTGGACGACGCCGAGAGGCCGCGACATCATCCTTTCCTAATCGGGGTCAGCGGAGGAACCGCCAGCGGCAAG TCAACAGTTTGCGCCAAGATCATGGAGCTCTTGGGCCAAAACAAAGTGGACCACCGTCAGAGGAAGGTGGCTATTATAAGCCAAGACAGCTTCTACAAAGTCTTGACTCCAGAGCAGAAAGCAAAGGCACTTAAGGGCCAGTACAACTTTGATCACCCAG AGGCCTTTGACAACGACTTAATGTGCAAAACGTTGAAGGACATCGTGGAGGGAAAGGTGGTAGAAGTGCCAACGTATGACTTTGTCACCCATTCCAG GTTGAAAGACAAGATCACAGTTTACCCCGCAGACGTTGTGCTCTTTGAAGGAATCCTGGTTTTCTACCCCCAAAAAGTGCGTGACATGTTTCACATGAAGCTCTTCGTGGACACAGATTCTGATGTCAGACTGTCCCGGAGAG TGCTGAGAGACATGAACAGAGGGCGAGACCTGGAGCAAATTCTCACACAATATACAACTTTTGTCAAGCCTGCTTTCGAGGAATTCTGTTTGCCC ACGAAGAAGTACGCAGATGTTATCATTCCAAGAGGAGTAGACAACATGG TTGCCATCAACCTCATCGTGCAGCACATCCAGGACATTCTGAACGGAGACATCTGCAAATGGCAGCGTGGGGCCATCAACACCAACGGACAGGGATTCAAACGGGCCATTTCTGAGCAGGGTGAGCTGCAGAGCGGCGTCACCAATCCGGGAAAGAGAGTCCTGCTGGAGCCCAGTAGTCGGCCTCACTGA
- the uck1 gene encoding uridine-cytidine kinase 1 isoform X2 — MEINKKKTRERSLSREQPIVVVTVSIVSSQPSCVSFLSAFASFRIVMDVAVDSVDDAERPRHHPFLIGVSGGTASGKSTVCAKIMELLGQNKVDHRQRKVAIISQDSFYKVLTPEQKAKALKGQYNFDHPEAFDNDLMCKTLKDIVEGKVVEVPTYDFVTHSSQKVRDMFHMKLFVDTDSDVRLSRRVLRDMNRGRDLEQILTQYTTFVKPAFEEFCLPTKKYADVIIPRGVDNMVAINLIVQHIQDILNGDICKWQRGAINTNGQGFKRAISEQGELQSGVTNPGKRVLLEPSSRPH, encoded by the exons atggaaataaataaaaaaaaaacgagagaACGGTCGCTCTCGCGAGAACAGCCAattgttgttgtcacagttaGCATAGTTAGCAGCCAGCCGAGCTGTGTTAGCTTTCTGTCGGCTTTCGCCTCCTTTCGGATTGTGATGGATGTTGCCGTGGACTCCGTGGACGACGCCGAGAGGCCGCGACATCATCCTTTCCTAATCGGGGTCAGCGGAGGAACCGCCAGCGGCAAG TCAACAGTTTGCGCCAAGATCATGGAGCTCTTGGGCCAAAACAAAGTGGACCACCGTCAGAGGAAGGTGGCTATTATAAGCCAAGACAGCTTCTACAAAGTCTTGACTCCAGAGCAGAAAGCAAAGGCACTTAAGGGCCAGTACAACTTTGATCACCCAG AGGCCTTTGACAACGACTTAATGTGCAAAACGTTGAAGGACATCGTGGAGGGAAAGGTGGTAGAAGTGCCAACGTATGACTTTGTCACCCATTCCAG CCAAAAAGTGCGTGACATGTTTCACATGAAGCTCTTCGTGGACACAGATTCTGATGTCAGACTGTCCCGGAGAG TGCTGAGAGACATGAACAGAGGGCGAGACCTGGAGCAAATTCTCACACAATATACAACTTTTGTCAAGCCTGCTTTCGAGGAATTCTGTTTGCCC ACGAAGAAGTACGCAGATGTTATCATTCCAAGAGGAGTAGACAACATGG TTGCCATCAACCTCATCGTGCAGCACATCCAGGACATTCTGAACGGAGACATCTGCAAATGGCAGCGTGGGGCCATCAACACCAACGGACAGGGATTCAAACGGGCCATTTCTGAGCAGGGTGAGCTGCAGAGCGGCGTCACCAATCCGGGAAAGAGAGTCCTGCTGGAGCCCAGTAGTCGGCCTCACTGA
- the lrrc8aa gene encoding leucine rich repeat containing 8 VRAC subunit Aa has product MIPITELRYFADTQPAYRILKPWWDVFTDYISIVMLMIAVFGGTLQVTQDKMICLPCKWVVNRSCETMPVSNMSTPFILEPKGIQYDLDRHQYNYVDAVCYENELHWFAKYFPYLVLLHTLIFLACSNFWFKFPRTSSKLEHFVSILLKCFDSPWTTRALSETVVEESDPKPLGKMNGSMDKKASCVSEDVEASVPMLQRTKSRIEQGIVDHSETGVLDKKEGEQAKALFEKVKKFRIHVEEGDIVYRLYIRQTIIKVIKFILIISYTAYYVQYIRFSVVCVVNLKKLTGYSTFSCAHPLATLFKILACFYISLVVVYGLICMYTLCWMLSRSLKRYSFESIREESSYSDIPDVKNDFAFMLHMIDQYDPLYSKRFAVFLSEVSENKLRQLNLNNEWTLEKLRQRITKNSQDKLELHLFMLSGIPDTVFDLIELEVLKLELIPDVTIPPIIAQLSNLREMWLYHTPAKIEAPALAFLRENLKSLHIKFTDIKEIPLWIYSLKNLSELHLTGNLSAENNRYIVIDGLRELKRLKVLRLKSNLTKLPQVVTDVGVHLQKLSINNEGTKLMVLNSLKKMVNLTELELVRCDLERIPHSIFSLHNLQEIDLKDNNLKTIEEIISFQHLHRLVCLKLWYNQIAYIPIQIGTLTNLERLYLNRNKIEKIPSQLFFCRKLRFLDLSHNNLTSIHADVGFLQNLQYFAVTANRIETLPPELFQCKKLRTLNLGNNCLQTLPSRFGELTGLTQLELRGNRLECLPVELGECRLLKRSGLVVEEDLFNTLPSEVKEQLWRADKEQA; this is encoded by the exons ATGATTCCCATCACTGAGCTCCGGTACTTTGCTGACACCCAGCCAGCGTACCGAATCCTGAAGCCATGGTGGGACGTTTTCACCGACTACATCTCAATCGTCATGCTGATGATTGCAGTGTTTGGTGGTACGCTGCAGGTCACGCAGGACAAGATGATCTGCCTGCCTTGCAAGTGGGTGGTGAACAGGTCGTGCGAGACCATGCCCGTCTCAAACATGTCCACCCCTTTTATACTGGAACCCAAAGGCATCCAGTATGACCTGGACCGCCATCAGTATAATTATGTTGATGCTGTGTGCTACGAGAACGAGCTACACTGGTTTGCCAAATATTTCCCCTATCTGGTGCTACTTCACACCCTCATCTTTTTGGCCTGCAGCAACTTCTGGTTCAAGTTTCCCCGCACAAGCTCCAAACTGGAGCATTTTGTCTCCATCCTTCTCAAGTGCTTTGACTCCCCGTGGACAACGAGGGCTTTGTCCGAGACGGTAGTGGAGGAGAGCGATCCCAAACCTCTGGGCAAAATGAACGGCTCGATGGACAAGAAGGCCTCATGTGTTAGCGAGGATGTTGAAGCCAGTGTACCCATGCTTCAGCGAACAAAGTCCAGAATTGAACAAGGAATTGTGGATCACTCTGAAACTGGGGTTTTAGATAAAAAAGAAGGGGAGCAGGCTAAGGCCCTTTTTGAGAAAGTTAAGAAGTTCAGGATACATGTAGAGGAAGGTGATATAGTCTACCGTCTGTACATACGTCAGACCATCATCAAAGTAATCAAATTCATACTAATAATTAGCTACACAGCCTATTATGTACAATACATCAGATTCAGCGTAGTTTGCGTAGTGAACCTGAAGAAGCTAACAGGGTACAGCACATTCTCTTGTGCCCACCCGTTAGCAACCCTTTTCAAGATTTTGGCCTGTTTCTACATCAGCTTGGTGGTGGTTTATGGATTAATCTGCATGTACACTTTGTGTTGGATGCTCAGCCGCTCCCTTAAAAGATACTCCTTTGAATCAATCCGGGAGGAAAGCAGCTATAGTGACATCCCCGACGTGAAGAACGACTTTGCCTTCATGCTCCACATGATAGATCAGTATGACCCCCTCTACTCCAAGcgctttgctgtttttctgtcagaggtGAGCGAAAATAAGCTGAGACAGCTGAACCTAAACAATGAGTGGACATTAGAGAAGCTGAGGCAGCGCATCACCAAGAACTCCCAGGATAAGCTAGAACTGCATCTGTTCATGCTCAGTGGCATACCAGATACAGTATTTGACCTGATAGAGCTTGAAGTGCTCAAACTGGAGCTTATTCCAGATGTAACCATCCCACCTATCATTGCCCAGCTTTCCAACCTGAGGGAGATGTGGCTCTATCACACGCCGGCTAAAATTGAGGCCCCAGCTCTGGCTTTCCTGAGGGAAAACCTGAAGTCTCTCCACATCAAGTTCACTGACATCAAGGAGATCCCGCTGTGGATCTACAGCCTGAAGAACCTCAGCGAGCTGCACTTAACTGGCAACCTCAGTGCCGAGAACAATCGATACATCGTCATCGATGGGCTCAGAGAGCTCAAAAGGCTCAAAGTACTACGTCTTAAGAGCAACCTGACCAAGCTGCCCCAAGTTGTGACAGATGTGGGTGTCCACCTCCAGAAGCTCTCCATCAACAACGAGGGCACCAAGCTAATGGTGCTCAACAGCCTGAAGAAAATGGTCAACCTGACAGAGCTCGAGCTGGTCCGCTGTGATCTTGAACGCATTCCTCACTCCATCTTTAGCTTGCACAACTTGCAGGAGATTGACCTGAAGGACAACAATCTGAAGACAATAGAGGAGATCATCAGCTTTCAGCACCTGCACCGGCTTGTTTGCCTGAAGCTGTGGTACAACCAGATCGCCTACATCCCTATTCAGATTGGCACACTCACCAACCTGGAGAGGCTGTATCTGAACAGGAACAAGATTGAGAAAATCCCCAGtcagctcttcttctgtcgCAAGCTGCGCTTCTTAGACCTAAGTCACAACAACCTGACCAGCATCCATGCTGATGTAGGCTTCCTCCAGAACCTGCAGTACTTCGCTGTGACGGCAAATAGG ATTGAGACTTTGCCTCCAGAGCTCTTCCAGTGTAAGAAACTGCGTACACTGAATCTGGGAAACAACTGTCTCCAGACGCTGCCGTCACGTTTCGGAGAACTCACTGGACTGACCCAGCTGGAGCTGAGAGGGAACCGTCTGGAGTGTCTCCCAGTGGAGCTTGGCGAGTGTCGGCTGCTGAAGAGGAGTGGtctggtggtggaggaggatcTGTTCAACACGCTTCCATCAGAAGTGAAAGAGCAGCTTTGGAGGGCCGATAAGGAGCAAGCTTGA